From the genome of Hymenobacter sp. PAMC 26628, one region includes:
- a CDS encoding DUF1016 N-terminal domain-containing protein: protein MSIKPQLFAAVRGLITQAREQAVRAVDAERVLLYWHIGQVILEEEQHGADRAAYGSSLIKGLAAELQPQFGSGFSGRQLERYRQFYRTFPIASALRTQLSWMHYKTLISLDNSDKREFYLAEATKNNWSARQLERQVNSQLFEHLLLSNDVAASRSPSGKTAHGGPRYHQGPYGTGVFEPETGGRLL from the coding sequence ATGAGTATCAAACCGCAATTATTCGCCGCCGTGCGCGGCCTCATCACGCAGGCGCGCGAGCAGGCTGTACGGGCCGTCGATGCCGAGCGGGTACTTCTATATTGGCATATTGGGCAGGTTATTCTGGAAGAAGAGCAGCATGGGGCCGACCGCGCAGCCTATGGTAGCAGCCTCATTAAAGGCCTGGCGGCGGAGTTGCAGCCGCAGTTTGGCAGCGGATTTTCGGGACGACAGCTAGAACGCTACCGCCAGTTTTACCGCACCTTCCCAATTGCGTCCGCACTGCGGACGCAATTGAGCTGGATGCACTATAAAACGCTTATCAGCCTCGACAATTCTGATAAGCGTGAGTTTTACCTGGCCGAAGCGACCAAAAACAATTGGTCGGCCCGGCAGCTGGAGCGGCAGGTCAACAGCCAGCTGTTCGAGCACTTGCTGCTGAGCAACGACGTGGCGGCCAGCCGTAGCCCGTCAGGAAAAACCGCCCACGGAGGCCCGCGATATCATCAAGGACCCTATGGTACTGGAGTTTTTGAGCCTGAAACGGGAGGCCGCTTACTATGA
- a CDS encoding IS3 family transposase gives MPSLICWPLLLIRRRKRKTITTFSRHQFRKCPNLIKDLTPLRPNQVWVADITYWFTEYGWLYISLLTDAYSHRIMGFAVAETLATVHCRGALEMALRQITKRAGRQLIHHSDRGIQSCSQEYLAPLAAWHVQVSMTERSDPLENPVAERINGILKQEYLSHQPVRSLDEAQQHLERAVFLYNYKRPHLSCNYQSPDEAHHSWGPLERRWKNYYKPPVSDGPKVSNFRTSTETVNADPDYH, from the coding sequence ATGCCCTCTTTGATTTGCTGGCCGCTCCTGCTCATTCGGCGGCGCAAGCGCAAAACGATTACCACGTTCTCCCGGCACCAATTCCGCAAGTGCCCCAACCTGATTAAAGACCTGACACCCCTACGCCCCAATCAGGTCTGGGTGGCGGATATCACCTACTGGTTTACCGAATACGGTTGGCTGTATATCTCGCTGCTCACCGATGCCTACTCGCACCGCATTATGGGCTTTGCTGTAGCCGAGACGCTGGCCACGGTCCACTGCCGGGGCGCGCTAGAAATGGCCCTGCGTCAAATTACCAAACGGGCCGGTCGCCAGCTGATTCATCACAGCGACCGCGGCATTCAGTCCTGCAGCCAGGAATACCTGGCCCCACTGGCGGCGTGGCACGTGCAGGTGAGCATGACCGAGCGCTCCGACCCGCTGGAAAACCCGGTGGCCGAACGCATTAACGGCATCCTGAAGCAGGAATATCTAAGTCACCAGCCCGTACGCTCCCTGGACGAAGCGCAGCAACACCTCGAACGGGCGGTGTTTCTCTATAATTACAAACGCCCCCACCTGAGCTGCAACTACCAAAGCCCCGACGAAGCACACCACAGTTGGGGACCATTAGAGCGGCGCTGGAAAAACTACTACAAACCACCCGTGAGCGATGGACCGAAAGTCAGTAATTTTAGGACTTCCACCGAAACGGTCAACGCAGACCCGGACTACCACTAA
- a CDS encoding IS701 family transposase, whose translation MKVTAQLYGQFLFSSQVNYTGTYLAEHLAGLQHDNVPYFLKTTRFTPRQLWQQVRPEFVGSARGYVLFDDTVLDKRHRQRIELVRRQYSGNAHGLIKGIGLVNCVYVNPETNQCWLLDYRLFAPEADGKSKLDHVADRLDQLASRHIPYRTVLMDRWYATTALFKQLTEANKFFYCPLKSNRLVDDSGGQQPYQPVALLTWSAADVAQGKLLKVKGMPKDANLKLFRVLVSTHRTDYLVTNALAQEDTQAAEQESNVRWLIEQFHREAKQLTGLQACQCRLARSQRNHIALALRTWTCLKRLACQAKTTAYHLKQRLLDDYMRRELAQPTLRFA comes from the coding sequence ATGAAAGTCACCGCTCAGCTTTACGGCCAGTTTTTGTTCAGCAGCCAGGTGAACTATACGGGCACCTATTTAGCGGAGCATTTAGCTGGTTTGCAGCACGATAACGTGCCGTATTTTCTCAAAACCACGCGCTTCACACCGCGCCAGCTTTGGCAACAGGTGCGACCTGAGTTTGTGGGCAGTGCGCGGGGCTATGTCCTCTTTGATGATACGGTGCTCGATAAGCGCCACCGCCAGCGTATCGAATTGGTGCGACGCCAGTATTCCGGTAACGCCCACGGCCTTATTAAAGGCATTGGCCTGGTGAACTGTGTGTATGTCAATCCGGAAACCAACCAATGCTGGCTGCTTGACTATCGCCTCTTCGCCCCCGAAGCCGATGGCAAAAGCAAGCTCGACCACGTGGCCGACAGGCTGGACCAACTCGCCAGCCGCCACATTCCGTACCGCACCGTGTTGATGGACCGCTGGTACGCCACCACGGCCCTGTTCAAGCAGCTCACCGAGGCGAACAAGTTCTTTTATTGTCCGCTCAAAAGCAACCGATTGGTGGACGACTCCGGCGGGCAGCAGCCCTACCAGCCCGTGGCCCTGCTCACCTGGTCAGCGGCCGACGTAGCGCAGGGCAAGCTACTGAAAGTGAAGGGTATGCCCAAAGACGCCAACCTGAAGCTCTTCCGCGTACTGGTGTCTACCCACCGGACGGACTACCTCGTGACCAACGCGTTAGCACAAGAGGACACGCAGGCTGCCGAACAAGAAAGCAACGTGCGCTGGCTCATCGAGCAGTTTCACCGTGAAGCCAAACAACTTACGGGTTTGCAGGCCTGTCAGTGCCGGTTGGCGCGCAGCCAGCGCAACCACATCGCCCTGGCCCTACGCACCTGGACGTGTCTCAAACGCCTGGCTTGCCAAGCCAAAACCACCGCTTATCACCTCAAACAGCGCCTGTTGGACGACTACATGCGCCGCGAACTCGCCCAACCTACCTTGCGCTTTGCGTAA
- a CDS encoding ISAs1 family transposase gives MLAQQADYIFALKGNQGRYYRAVKAYCQTSCVERWAEYPADYDAFDRRHGRWVRRRAWVLPLRDELVALRAWPGLRAIIVVETMRQVQHQPGTHVEWRYYLTSCPDAPAVLIQAIRRHWAIENSLHWVLDVVFREDEFSCRDRVATRSFAVLRKLAFNLLQQGRPCAGSLRARRQQAGWNNDYMAQVLMRSRQQGVSVNLDF, from the coding sequence TTGTTAGCCCAGCAGGCCGATTATATTTTCGCGCTCAAAGGCAACCAAGGGCGCTATTACCGGGCCGTCAAGGCCTACTGCCAAACAAGCTGTGTGGAGCGCTGGGCTGAGTATCCAGCCGACTATGATGCCTTCGACCGCCGCCATGGGCGCTGGGTGCGCCGCCGGGCCTGGGTGTTGCCGTTGCGCGACGAGCTAGTCGCCTTACGCGCCTGGCCGGGCTTGCGGGCCATTATCGTGGTCGAGACTATGCGGCAGGTGCAGCACCAGCCCGGCACGCACGTCGAGTGGCGCTACTACCTGACCAGTTGTCCCGATGCCCCCGCGGTGCTCATCCAGGCCATCCGCCGCCACTGGGCCATTGAAAACAGCCTGCACTGGGTGTTGGATGTGGTCTTTCGCGAGGATGAGTTCAGCTGTCGCGACCGGGTAGCCACGCGCAGCTTTGCCGTTCTGCGTAAGCTGGCCTTCAACCTCTTGCAGCAAGGACGGCCGTGCGCCGGCAGTCTACGGGCGCGTCGCCAACAGGCCGGTTGGAATAATGATTATATGGCGCAGGTGCTAATGCGCAGTCGACAGCAGGGCGTATCGGTCAACCTAGACTTTTGA
- a CDS encoding IS3 family transposase — protein sequence MPVRQRCQVLRVSASASYTWQQRQAPAPEPAWQVAVRTEFKGHSARYGPRRLRAELHAQGYRVGRGRIRRALAAAGLRAQQPRSFVPCTTGADPSVRAAPNLLLGQPAPMAPNQVWVGDLTYLPKQGGGCCSWPPGSTATPARWSAGTCALAMPEDLVCEALRRALAVRRPPARLLVYWLPQVPPRRHLGQPVHGHPIQRLNRAKRVTSKQEPARQRLR from the coding sequence GTGCCGGTGCGACAACGTTGCCAGGTACTGCGCGTGTCAGCTAGTGCGTCCTACACCTGGCAGCAGCGCCAAGCACCCGCCCCGGAACCAGCCTGGCAAGTAGCTGTACGAACGGAATTTAAGGGGCATTCCGCCCGTTATGGCCCCCGTCGCTTGCGAGCCGAGCTGCACGCGCAAGGCTACCGAGTGGGCCGCGGACGCATTCGGCGGGCGTTGGCCGCCGCGGGCTTGCGCGCCCAGCAACCCCGCTCTTTTGTGCCCTGCACCACCGGTGCCGATCCCAGTGTGCGAGCCGCCCCGAATCTGCTGCTGGGCCAGCCTGCCCCCATGGCCCCGAATCAGGTGTGGGTAGGCGATCTCACCTACTTGCCTAAACAGGGCGGCGGTTGCTGTAGCTGGCCACCTGGCTCGACCGCTACTCCCGCCAGGTGGTCGGCTGGGACGTGCGCTCTCGCCATGCCCGAAGACCTGGTCTGCGAGGCGCTACGCCGCGCCCTGGCCGTGCGCCGTCCCCCGGCCAGGCTCCTCGTGTACTGGCTGCCCCAGGTGCCGCCGCGGCGGCACCTGGGGCAGCCAGTACACGGCCACCCGATTCAAAGACTTAATCGCGCAAAACGGGTCACTTCAAAGCAGGAGCCGGCGCGGCAACGGCTACGATAG
- a CDS encoding right-handed parallel beta-helix repeat-containing protein, with translation MKKSVLALVLVSWLGWMSGGAIPKAQPVLVRQGPPGGFGPAGLAAKWGPGAPLRPPAPLVDVQSTTGPSADEVSVGAFGAAGDGRTDNGPAIQRAIDYARAHGITAVYFPPGTYLVRAAKAGPGAVKLANGVGLRGAGRASCTLRLDSGQFNPPALFYQAWREEPEVSNVVVAGLTFDGNLSQQRFAPSYQFCHALSINNGHNIEVQGCKFMGFRGDGLLFGDTDELTPDARITRNVRVHDNEFYDIYREGCMFCCTEGAAFYRNWVHGPGYLVGGVDIERHSANETVRHVAVYENQFDFRQGFGPVERGRRVRYRRAVTMGFFYAGYPQGVADGRSGGHQVRDNTIYQGQVDCYGHTEVAISGNVFTNFFEDITGVSHLTPHVILVADARTSTGLVRVQIVRNVIRSQMLGSGIVFNNYTLSSAEDNKIADVKLAGIQLLNASATVLHNTIQNVGSAPAKAAGVLVSGDCNGVVIAYNTVRSTVTGLANPTSCAVELVSYNRSKVPPTIQGNRSVNMAGGVIVEYAGQPKYALLLDNR, from the coding sequence ATGAAAAAAAGTGTACTGGCACTGGTCCTGGTGTCCTGGTTGGGGTGGATGAGCGGGGGGGCAATACCCAAGGCGCAGCCCGTGCTGGTCAGGCAGGGCCCGCCGGGCGGCTTCGGCCCCGCCGGCCTTGCTGCGAAGTGGGGGCCGGGCGCGCCCTTGCGGCCGCCGGCTCCCCTGGTCGACGTTCAATCCACTACTGGCCCATCCGCCGATGAGGTCAGCGTGGGGGCATTCGGGGCCGCTGGCGATGGGCGGACAGATAATGGCCCGGCCATTCAGCGGGCTATTGACTACGCCCGCGCCCACGGGATTACCGCGGTGTACTTTCCCCCCGGCACCTACTTGGTCCGGGCCGCAAAAGCGGGCCCGGGAGCCGTCAAGCTCGCCAACGGCGTGGGCCTCCGCGGGGCCGGGCGAGCCAGCTGCACGCTCCGGCTCGACAGTGGTCAGTTCAACCCGCCGGCCTTATTCTACCAGGCGTGGCGCGAAGAGCCGGAGGTTAGCAACGTGGTCGTGGCGGGCCTGACCTTCGATGGCAACCTAAGCCAGCAGCGCTTCGCCCCGAGCTACCAGTTTTGCCACGCGCTGAGCATCAACAACGGGCACAACATCGAAGTGCAAGGTTGCAAGTTCATGGGCTTCCGCGGCGACGGCTTGTTATTTGGCGACACGGACGAATTGACGCCCGACGCCCGCATCACGCGCAACGTGCGGGTGCACGACAATGAATTTTATGACATCTACCGCGAGGGGTGCATGTTCTGCTGCACCGAAGGGGCCGCCTTTTACCGCAACTGGGTGCACGGCCCGGGCTACCTGGTCGGGGGAGTGGACATCGAGCGGCACAGCGCCAACGAGACGGTGCGCCACGTGGCCGTGTACGAGAACCAGTTCGATTTTCGGCAAGGGTTCGGCCCGGTGGAGCGGGGCCGGCGCGTTCGGTACCGCCGGGCCGTGACCATGGGATTTTTCTATGCGGGCTACCCCCAGGGAGTTGCCGACGGCCGCAGCGGCGGTCACCAAGTGCGCGACAACACCATCTACCAAGGCCAGGTGGACTGCTACGGCCACACTGAAGTGGCCATTTCCGGCAACGTTTTCACCAATTTTTTTGAAGACATCACCGGAGTCTCTCACCTGACGCCGCACGTCATCCTCGTTGCCGACGCCCGCACCAGCACCGGGCTAGTGCGCGTCCAGATAGTGCGCAACGTCATCCGGTCGCAGATGCTGGGCAGCGGCATTGTGTTCAACAATTACACACTTTCCTCGGCGGAAGACAACAAAATTGCGGATGTGAAGCTGGCGGGCATCCAGCTGCTCAACGCCTCCGCTACAGTGCTCCACAACACCATCCAGAACGTGGGATCCGCGCCCGCCAAAGCCGCGGGCGTCCTCGTCAGCGGTGATTGCAACGGGGTAGTTATTGCCTACAATACGGTGCGTAGCACCGTCACCGGTCTGGCCAATCCTACCAGCTGCGCCGTAGAATTAGTGAGCTACAACCGCAGCAAAGTGCCTCCTACCATCCAAGGCAACCGGTCCGTAAACATGGCCGGCGGAGTAATCGTCGAGTACGCAGGTCAGCCGAAATACGCGTTGCTACTTGATAACCGCTAA
- a CDS encoding ISAs1 family transposase, with protein MLSQLLASFATLPDPRCAGRTRHRLLDMLVIAVCAVVAGAETWVDTAHYGQLKQGWLATFLDLPRGIPSHDTFRRVFSLLNPQVLKQCFRQWMATSSPPLPREVVAIDGKTVRCSFDRSRAQGPLHVVSAFATAQGLSLGQVAVIGKGQELATIPILISGLQLADTIVTLDALGRVLKNVGEAKSVLGLFSR; from the coding sequence ATGCTCAGCCAACTCCTGGCCTCTTTCGCCACTCTTCCAGACCCGCGCTGCGCTGGGCGCACCCGGCACCGCCTGCTCGATATGCTCGTTATTGCCGTCTGCGCCGTCGTAGCTGGCGCCGAAACGTGGGTGGACACCGCCCACTACGGCCAGTTGAAACAGGGGTGGCTGGCTACGTTTCTGGACTTGCCCCGCGGCATTCCTTCGCACGACACGTTTCGGCGCGTGTTCTCCCTGCTCAACCCGCAGGTGTTGAAACAGTGCTTCCGCCAGTGGATGGCCACCTCCTCGCCACCCTTACCTCGCGAGGTAGTGGCCATCGACGGCAAAACCGTGCGCTGCTCCTTTGACCGAAGTCGGGCCCAGGGCCCGCTGCACGTAGTCAGCGCGTTTGCGACCGCGCAAGGGCTGAGCCTGGGGCAAGTAGCGGTGATAGGCAAAGGGCAGGAGTTGGCAACTATTCCCATATTAATCAGCGGCCTGCAGCTGGCTGACACCATTGTCACGTTAGATGCGCTAGGGCGTGTTCTCAAGAACGTGGGGGAGGCCAAAAGCGTATTGGGCTTATTTTCAAGATGA
- a CDS encoding oligosaccharide flippase family protein translates to MNSQFKKFSDAAAVLFKHTLFKNSSWGIISQGGQTIFISLFFVIIARQYSTTIFADYLVASSMYQLVAAVSALGLGQWFIREVVQAEDKRAFINRFVKMQIYFGVGFYFVNIVLAYLFYSNPFVRILIVIFGANIVFDNIINAIKHLNVADFEQKKTFIILTLESFLKLLVASLLFVYPVSVIIFSAILVLVRFITLNLFLKYGSSQQVSLTSLWHSRIRARDVGTLLRANWPFIIIGGVSIINWRIATIIIAKTLTAVDVANYEISFKIFSIAQILPIIISTTVFPLLIKLLVAGDQQKFRDFYRQSYLYYLLFGLLAYTFVYTFVDQLMPLIFGAKYALTGGYAKQMFLTILVFPTALLQANVLIALKLEKQDMLFNTAALLVNVLFCLVGLHFVKSLYIVNYSIFASFLVFHLLQDVLLVRKQVTTLRHVLSFYGISVGAILGFIGLTKILFAPLVFALCWGLCGVWLFGYRKRGTPAPGLRFAVDGSGYEAATGRGEG, encoded by the coding sequence ATGAATAGCCAATTTAAAAAGTTTTCAGATGCCGCTGCTGTGTTATTTAAGCACACGTTGTTCAAAAATAGTAGTTGGGGGATCATCTCTCAGGGGGGACAGACTATTTTCATCAGCCTGTTTTTCGTAATCATTGCCCGCCAATACTCCACCACCATTTTCGCTGATTACTTGGTGGCTTCCTCCATGTATCAACTGGTGGCGGCCGTCTCGGCGCTAGGGCTGGGGCAGTGGTTTATTCGGGAGGTGGTGCAGGCCGAAGACAAAAGAGCCTTCATCAATCGGTTTGTGAAGATGCAAATCTATTTTGGTGTTGGCTTCTACTTCGTCAATATCGTGCTAGCGTACCTGTTTTACAGCAATCCCTTTGTGCGGATTTTGATTGTAATATTCGGGGCCAACATCGTTTTTGACAACATCATTAACGCCATTAAACACCTGAACGTGGCGGACTTCGAGCAGAAGAAGACGTTCATCATCCTAACCCTGGAGTCCTTTTTGAAACTGCTCGTCGCTTCGCTCTTGTTCGTATACCCTGTCTCGGTAATTATTTTCTCTGCCATCCTCGTGCTGGTGCGGTTCATCACCCTCAACCTGTTTCTGAAGTACGGTTCTTCCCAACAAGTCTCGCTGACTTCACTTTGGCACAGCCGCATCAGGGCCCGGGACGTTGGTACCCTGTTGCGGGCTAACTGGCCTTTTATCATCATTGGCGGGGTATCGATCATAAACTGGCGGATCGCGACCATCATCATCGCCAAAACCCTGACCGCTGTCGATGTCGCGAACTATGAGATATCGTTTAAGATATTCTCAATCGCTCAAATTCTGCCGATTATCATTTCCACAACGGTATTTCCGCTGTTAATCAAGCTGCTAGTTGCCGGCGACCAGCAGAAGTTCCGAGATTTTTATCGGCAGTCTTACCTGTATTATTTGTTATTTGGCCTGCTGGCCTACACGTTTGTCTACACCTTCGTCGACCAGTTGATGCCGTTGATATTCGGGGCGAAATACGCCTTGACGGGCGGTTACGCCAAGCAAATGTTCCTCACCATCTTGGTGTTTCCAACCGCTTTGCTGCAAGCCAACGTGCTGATTGCGCTGAAGCTGGAGAAGCAGGACATGCTGTTCAACACCGCCGCGCTGCTCGTCAACGTGCTCTTTTGTCTGGTAGGGCTACATTTCGTCAAATCGCTCTACATCGTTAACTACTCCATTTTTGCCTCTTTCCTGGTGTTTCACCTCTTGCAAGACGTGCTGTTGGTGCGTAAGCAGGTGACCACCCTCCGGCACGTGCTCAGCTTTTACGGCATCAGCGTAGGGGCCATTTTGGGCTTCATTGGGCTAACGAAAATTCTATTTGCGCCCCTGGTTTTCGCGCTTTGCTGGGGTCTTTGCGGGGTCTGGCTGTTCGGCTACCGTAAGCGGGGCACCCCCGCGCCGGGCCTGAGGTTTGCCGTGGATGGTAGTGGCTACGAAGCGGCCACGGGCCGGGGGGAGGGTTGA
- a CDS encoding IS3 family transposase (programmed frameshift) yields MKKGRFSEAQMVAILQQQQSGQTVAQIVREHGLSEATFYAWKSKYAGASVTELTRLKHLEEENRKLKQLFADLSLENQAIKEIPAKKVASPAARRQAAQGLVSKGWSQRRACALVGLSRARYAEQPPQLRVADAPVQEALRVLIGRHGGWGFWKLHHRLRKNGLRINHKRTLRIYRAMGLNLPRRRTKRLPARVKQPLAVPTSANVCWSLDFTSDVLTDGRRFRTLNVLDDDNRQLLGVEIDFSLPASRVVQVLTRLVECYGRPTQLRTDNGPEFISARLGDWCEKQGIDLHLIQPGKPTQNAYIERFNGSFRRELLDAHLFRSLAHVRQLVADWMHDYNTQRARQALYFMTPIEFKQAA; encoded by the exons ATGAAAAAAGGACGATTCAGTGAGGCCCAGATGGTGGCCATTTTGCAACAACAACAGAGTGGCCAAACCGTGGCCCAGATTGTGCGCGAGCATGGCCTGAGCGAGGCCACCTTTTATGCCTGGAAGAGCAAGTACGCTGGGGCCAGTGTGACCGAGCTGACCCGGCTCAAACACTTGGAAGAAGAGAATCGCAAGCTCAAGCAGCTGTTCGCCGACCTGAGCTTAGAGAATCAGGCTATCAAGGAGATAC CTGCGAAAAAAGTAGCCAGCCCTGCGGCGCGGCGCCAGGCAGCGCAGGGCTTAGTAAGTAAGGGCTGGAGCCAACGACGGGCGTGTGCGTTGGTGGGGCTTTCGCGCGCTCGTTATGCCGAGCAGCCGCCGCAGCTCAGAGTAGCAGATGCGCCCGTGCAGGAGGCCCTACGTGTCTTAATCGGACGGCATGGCGGCTGGGGCTTCTGGAAATTGCACCACCGGTTACGTAAAAATGGGCTGAGAATCAATCATAAACGCACCCTACGCATTTACCGGGCGATGGGACTCAACTTGCCCCGCCGCCGCACAAAACGCCTACCCGCGCGCGTCAAGCAGCCGCTGGCGGTGCCCACTTCGGCCAACGTCTGCTGGTCGCTGGACTTCACGAGTGACGTGTTAACGGATGGTCGCCGTTTTCGGACCCTGAATGTGCTCGACGACGACAACCGCCAGTTGCTGGGCGTAGAAATTGATTTCTCCTTACCGGCCAGTCGGGTGGTGCAGGTGCTGACGCGCTTAGTTGAGTGCTATGGCCGGCCCACGCAGCTGCGTACCGATAATGGGCCAGAATTCATCAGCGCCCGGCTCGGCGACTGGTGTGAGAAACAAGGTATTGACCTGCACTTGATTCAACCCGGCAAACCAACGCAAAATGCCTACATCGAGCGCTTCAACGGCTCCTTTCGCCGCGAGCTGCTCGACGCCCACTTGTTTCGCTCGCTGGCCCACGTGCGCCAACTTGTGGCCGACTGGATGCACGACTACAACACCCAACGGGCCCGCCAGGCCTTGTATTTTATGACTCCCATCGAATTTAAACAAGCGGCTTAA
- a CDS encoding IS5 family transposase, protein MATTRCYPSDISDDEWAFVCPYLCLMREDAPQREHPLRALFNGLRYLAHTGCPWRYLPHDLPPWAAVYQQWERWRDARVFERIVHDLNELQRMLLGRAATPTAVIFDGRTLQSTPESGHRAGYDGAKRRKGSKAHIAVDTLGHLLSVVVTPANEQERAQVGELCRQVQEVTGQTVEVSFGDQGYTGEDPEYEAAVHDIDLQVIMKPEGQTGFVLLPRRWVVERSFAWCSRFRRLARDHERLSQTLQQLHFVVFACIMLARHASST, encoded by the coding sequence ATGGCGACAACGCGGTGTTACCCCAGTGATATTTCGGACGATGAATGGGCATTTGTGTGCCCCTACCTGTGCTTGATGCGTGAAGATGCGCCCCAACGGGAACACCCGTTGCGCGCCCTCTTTAATGGCTTGCGCTATCTGGCCCACACAGGTTGCCCCTGGCGTTACCTGCCCCACGACCTGCCGCCCTGGGCGGCCGTGTACCAGCAATGGGAGCGCTGGCGGGACGCCCGCGTATTCGAACGTATCGTACACGACTTGAATGAGTTGCAGCGAATGTTACTGGGCCGGGCAGCTACACCCACGGCCGTCATTTTTGACGGGCGCACGCTGCAAAGCACGCCTGAGAGTGGACACCGGGCGGGCTATGACGGAGCCAAACGGCGCAAGGGAAGTAAAGCGCACATCGCCGTGGATACGCTGGGCCACCTGCTGAGCGTGGTCGTCACCCCGGCTAATGAGCAGGAGCGGGCGCAGGTGGGCGAGCTATGTCGGCAGGTGCAGGAAGTGACGGGTCAAACGGTCGAGGTCAGCTTCGGCGACCAGGGGTATACGGGGGAGGACCCGGAGTACGAAGCGGCGGTGCATGACATTGACTTGCAAGTAATTATGAAACCAGAAGGGCAGACTGGTTTTGTATTATTGCCCCGCCGGTGGGTGGTCGAACGCAGCTTTGCCTGGTGCAGCCGCTTTCGGCGGCTGGCCCGCGACCACGAGCGCTTGAGTCAGACCTTACAGCAGCTTCATTTTGTCGTTTTTGCCTGTATTATGCTCGCCCGACACGCTTCAAGTACATAA
- a CDS encoding PDDEXK nuclease domain-containing protein produces MSLKREAAYYERDLETALITHLQEFLLELGNGFSFVARQQRLHLDGDNFFVDLVFYNRLLQCFVLVEIKTDKLIHQDLGQLQMYVNYYDRLEKLPHENPTIGILLYADKNDAVVKISLPADNQTIVASKYQLYLPTQQQLLAEVRKGIDKLDQP; encoded by the coding sequence TTGAGCCTGAAACGGGAGGCCGCTTACTATGAACGCGACCTGGAAACCGCGCTCATTACCCACCTGCAGGAATTTCTGCTGGAGCTGGGCAACGGCTTTTCGTTCGTGGCCCGACAGCAACGCCTGCACCTCGACGGCGATAACTTCTTCGTGGACCTAGTGTTTTACAACCGACTGTTGCAGTGCTTCGTGCTGGTTGAAATCAAGACTGATAAGCTCATCCACCAAGATTTGGGCCAGCTGCAGATGTACGTCAACTATTATGACCGCCTGGAAAAGCTGCCCCACGAAAACCCCACTATCGGTATCCTGCTCTACGCTGATAAGAACGACGCGGTAGTAAAAATTAGTCTGCCGGCCGATAACCAGACCATTGTAGCCAGTAAGTACCAACTGTACTTACCTACGCAGCAGCAACTGCTGGCGGAGGTGAGGAAGGGAATTGATAAGTTGGACCAGCCGTAG
- a CDS encoding integrase core domain-containing protein, which produces MAQNGSLQSRSRRGNGYDSAHAESFWSRFKAELFDGGGSFPRLAEAKLEISHHGAHYSAKRRHSALGYHSPNHFESQLKTTSQLCPAWLDHLSSALARLSHLDGVFSLRTFVGSITLCMS; this is translated from the coding sequence ATCGCGCAAAACGGGTCACTTCAAAGCAGGAGCCGGCGCGGCAACGGCTACGATAGCGCCCACGCCGAGTCCTTTTGGAGCCGCTTCAAGGCGGAATTATTCGACGGCGGCGGTAGCTTCCCGAGATTAGCCGAAGCCAAGCTGGAAATCAGCCATCACGGGGCCCATTACAGCGCCAAGCGCCGCCACTCCGCCCTCGGCTACCACTCGCCCAACCACTTCGAATCTCAACTCAAAACCACCTCCCAATTGTGTCCGGCTTGGCTAGACCACCTCAGCTCAGCACTTGCTAGGTTAAGTCACTTGGATGGAGTTTTCAGCCTCCGTACCTTCGTTGGCTCAATTACGCTATGTATGAGTTAG